The genomic window CTGAATAACTGGGTTATACGAGGCTTGGACGCAGATCTTCAAGGCGCTGAGCCGACAAGGGGGCACAGATGGAACCGGTGATGACGCCCCGGCGCGCCTCGGCGGTACGACACGAAACTGCAAACCATGCCGTCTATAGAGCCCTCGCCATTCGGAGGAACAAAGGTCACGCATTCATGATGGCGATTCGTCCCAAAGCCTTCCTGGTTGGAGCCGCTTTTCTGTCCTGCTTGGCGAGTTCGGCCAGCGCCGCCGATGCATGGGTGCAGGAGGCTGAAAGCCGCCTGGCCTCCACCCGCACCTATCCACGTTCGGCGCAGGTCCGGAAGGAGGCGGGCACTGCTCTCATCGCCCTTCAGGTGGACGGCAATGGCCTGATCTCGGCCTACAGGGTTGCCCAGTCCTCGGGCTCGGATATCCTCGACCGCGAAGCGGAGCGGGCGCTCGATCGCATCGGCCAGTTCAGTCCGCCGCCCGACCGCAAGCCGCGTGCTGTCACGGTTCGCATCACCTGGCCCGGCCCACAGGACAAGCTGATCGATTAAGGCCCCCCTTTATAGGGGCCGTGGGCTCCCCCTTCCCCATTCATTTGTCGGGTCGTGCGCGGTAGGTGCGGCTTTCCGCTAGAATCGGGGACAAAAAAGCCGGCCCGGGGTGTCCCGGACCGGCTCTTTTCTGATTGCGAAGGATTGGACCTTAGAAGTCCATGCCGCCACCCGGCATGGCCGGGGCCGGAGTTTCCTTCTTCGGCGCTTCGGCGATCATCGCCTCGGTGGTGATGAGCAGGCCGGCGACAGACGCCGCATCCTGCAGGGCCGAGCGGACCACCTTGGTCGGGTCGATCACGCCAGCCTTCACCAGGTTCTTGTAGCTGCCTTCCTGAGCGTCGAAGCCGTAGTCGAAGTCGTTCTGCTCCAGCAGCTTGCCGGCGATCACCGCGCCGTCGAAACCGGCGTTCTCGGCGATCTGGCGCACCGGGGCCTGCAGGGCCTTGCGGATGATATCGATGCCGACGCGCTGGTCGTCGTTGGCCGCCTTCAGGCGGTCGAGCGCCTTGGAGGCATAGAGCAGCGCCGTACCGCCGCCCGGCACGATGCCTTCCTCAACGGCCGCACGGGTGGCGTTGAGCGCGTCATCGACGCGGTCCTTGCGCTCCTTCACCTCGACCTCGGTCGCGCCGCCAACCTTGATCACCGCGACGCCGCCCGACAGCTTGGCGAGACGCTCCTGCAGCTTCTCCCGATCGTAGTCGGACGTGGTGGTCTCGATCTGGGCGCGAATCTGGTCGCAGCGGGCCGAAACGTCAGCCTTCTTGCCAGCGCCGCCGACGATCGTGGTGTTTTCCTTGTCGATGGTGACGCGCTTGGCCCGGCCGAGCATGTCGATGGTGACATTCTCGAGCTTGATGCCCAGCTCTTCGGAGACGACCTGGCCATTGGTGAGGATGGCGATGTCCTCCAGCATGGCCTTGCGGCGGTCACCGAAGCCTGGGGCCTTCACGGCAGCAACCTTCAGTCCGCCGCGCAGACGGTTGACGACGAGGGTGGCCAGCGCCTCGCCTTCCACATCCTCGGCGATAATGAGGAGCGGACGGCCAGACTGCACCACCTTCTCCAGCACCGGAACCAGCGCCTGGATGGAGGAGAGCTTCTTCTCGTGGATGAGGATGTACGGGTCCTCCAGCTCCACCTTCATCTTCTCGGTGTCGGTGATGAAGTAGGGGCTGAGGTAGCCGCGGTCGAACTGCATGCCCTCGACCACGTCCAGCTGGGACTCGAGACTCTTGGCTTCCTCAACGGTGATGACGCCCTCGCGGCCCACCTTATCCATGGCCTCGGCGATCATCTTGCCGATTTCAGCCTCGCCGTTGGCGGAAATGGTGCCGACCTGGGCGACCTCGCTGTTCGACTTGATGACCCGCGAACGCTCCTTCAGGGTCTCGACCACCTTGACGACGGCAAGATCAATGCCGCGCTTCAGGTCCATCGGGTTCATGCCGGCAGCCACGGCCTTGGCGCCCTCGCG from Pedomonas mirosovicensis includes these protein-coding regions:
- the groL gene encoding chaperonin GroEL (60 kDa chaperone family; promotes refolding of misfolded polypeptides especially under stressful conditions; forms two stacked rings of heptamers to form a barrel-shaped 14mer; ends can be capped by GroES; misfolded proteins enter the barrel where they are refolded when GroES binds), coding for MAAKEVKFSAEARQRMLRGVDILADAVKVTLGPKGRNVVIEKSFGAPRTTKDGVSVAKEIELSDKFENMGAQMLREVASRTNDLAGDGTTTATVLAQAIVREGAKAVAAGMNPMDLKRGIDLAVVKVVETLKERSRVIKSNSEVAQVGTISANGEAEIGKMIAEAMDKVGREGVITVEEAKSLESQLDVVEGMQFDRGYLSPYFITDTEKMKVELEDPYILIHEKKLSSIQALVPVLEKVVQSGRPLLIIAEDVEGEALATLVVNRLRGGLKVAAVKAPGFGDRRKAMLEDIAILTNGQVVSEELGIKLENVTIDMLGRAKRVTIDKENTTIVGGAGKKADVSARCDQIRAQIETTTSDYDREKLQERLAKLSGGVAVIKVGGATEVEVKERKDRVDDALNATRAAVEEGIVPGGGTALLYASKALDRLKAANDDQRVGIDIIRKALQAPVRQIAENAGFDGAVIAGKLLEQNDFDYGFDAQEGSYKNLVKAGVIDPTKVVRSALQDAASVAGLLITTEAMIAEAPKKETPAPAMPGGGMDF
- a CDS encoding energy transducer TonB translates to MMAIRPKAFLVGAAFLSCLASSASAADAWVQEAESRLASTRTYPRSAQVRKEAGTALIALQVDGNGLISAYRVAQSSGSDILDREAERALDRIGQFSPPPDRKPRAVTVRITWPGPQDKLID